A single region of the Lactobacillus xylocopicola genome encodes:
- a CDS encoding aminotransferase class I/II-fold pyridoxal phosphate-dependent enzyme, whose translation MPKLSPNLSGKINSKIKNLPSSQIRSFSKGIAQIPEIIMLTVGEPDLNTPEHIKQAAITAIEDNDSHYAPEAGKMAYLTAVSTYLQESLGVSYDPKSEICATVGVSGGLNVTFMALFNQGDKVIVPTPVWEVYFGIIKMAGGVPIQVDTSADNFILTAEKLTQTLENEGNGAKAVVLTDPSNPTGRVYAQSELKALAQVITAYGLYAVSDEIYAELTYDHKKHYSLTQIIPDRTILVSGLSKSFAMTGWRIGYIAGPAEIMAAIIKINSFLITSVTDNVQAAATEGLRAGEKDYAAARATYGKRLHIVQTGLEQNGFEMAVPEGAFYIFAKIPSAFGSDDVAFANDLATKAKVGVVPGSYFGAGGQGYVRLSYASSEEKLQTAVDRITNYVKQSL comes from the coding sequence ATGCCAAAATTAAGCCCAAATTTATCGGGAAAGATTAATTCCAAGATCAAAAATTTGCCTTCTTCGCAAATTCGTTCTTTTAGCAAAGGAATTGCCCAAATTCCGGAGATAATCATGTTGACGGTTGGTGAACCTGACTTAAATACGCCTGAGCACATTAAGCAAGCTGCAATCACAGCCATTGAAGATAATGATTCACATTATGCCCCCGAAGCTGGGAAAATGGCCTATTTAACGGCAGTTAGCACTTACCTGCAAGAAAGCTTGGGTGTATCCTATGATCCCAAAAGTGAAATCTGTGCAACTGTTGGCGTTTCCGGCGGTTTAAATGTCACTTTTATGGCACTCTTCAATCAAGGCGATAAAGTTATTGTCCCTACTCCGGTTTGGGAAGTGTACTTTGGCATTATTAAAATGGCGGGAGGAGTACCTATCCAAGTAGATACATCTGCTGACAATTTTATTCTGACAGCGGAAAAATTAACCCAGACTTTGGAAAACGAAGGTAACGGGGCTAAAGCAGTTGTTTTGACCGATCCTTCTAACCCAACTGGCCGGGTTTATGCACAGAGCGAACTCAAAGCTTTAGCCCAGGTTATCACTGCATATGGCCTGTACGCTGTTAGTGATGAAATCTACGCCGAATTAACTTACGACCACAAAAAGCACTATTCACTTACCCAAATTATTCCGGATCGCACGATTCTCGTATCCGGCCTATCAAAAAGTTTTGCCATGACGGGCTGGCGGATCGGCTACATTGCCGGGCCAGCGGAAATAATGGCAGCGATTATTAAAATCAATTCCTTCCTCATTACTTCGGTTACCGATAATGTTCAGGCGGCTGCAACCGAGGGCTTAAGAGCTGGTGAAAAAGACTATGCCGCAGCCCGTGCAACCTATGGCAAACGATTACATATTGTTCAAACTGGACTAGAACAAAATGGTTTTGAAATGGCTGTTCCAGAGGGCGCCTTTTATATTTTTGCCAAGATTCCCAGTGCTTTTGGTAGTGATGATGTTGCCTTTGCCAATGATCTGGCTACTAAGGCTAAGGTTGGGGTGGTTCCAGGAAGCTACTTTGGAGCGGGCGGACAAGGTTATGTCCGCTTGTCTTACGCCTCGTCAGAAGAAAAGTTGCAGACCGCAGTTGACCGGATTACCAACTATGTTAAGCAGAGCCTATAA
- the msrA gene encoding peptide-methionine (S)-S-oxide reductase MsrA: MTDSQEKNNLATAIFAGGCFWCMVEPFDSLPGIKKVVSGYTGGHVPNPTYEQVASGLTGHTEAVEITYDPQIISYETLLQYYWQVTDPTDAMGQFQDRGDSYRPVIYYHSPAQKAAAEQSKQNLQASGKFDQPIVTAIEPAKPFYPAEDYHQDFYKKNPARYALEESGGRTDFIKRNWQK; the protein is encoded by the coding sequence ATGACTGATTCACAAGAAAAAAATAATTTAGCTACTGCAATTTTTGCTGGCGGGTGTTTTTGGTGCATGGTAGAACCCTTTGATTCATTGCCAGGAATTAAAAAAGTGGTTTCGGGCTATACCGGTGGCCATGTTCCTAATCCCACCTATGAACAAGTTGCAAGTGGTCTAACTGGCCACACGGAAGCAGTCGAAATCACTTACGACCCACAAATAATATCATATGAAACCCTGCTGCAATACTATTGGCAGGTAACTGATCCAACTGATGCAATGGGGCAGTTTCAAGATCGTGGTGACAGCTACCGGCCAGTCATCTACTATCATTCACCAGCCCAAAAAGCTGCAGCAGAACAGTCTAAGCAAAACTTGCAGGCTAGTGGGAAGTTCGACCAACCCATTGTTACGGCAATCGAGCCCGCTAAACCTTTTTATCCTGCTGAGGACTACCACCAAGACTTCTACAAGAAGAATCCCGCCCGTTATGCCCTGGAAGAATCGGGTGGCCGGACCGACTTTATTAAAAGAAACTGGCAAAAATAA
- the hisS gene encoding histidine--tRNA ligase, with product MRVQRPKGTVDILPEQSGSWEQVEQTVRDFLKRANYREMRTPTFENYEVFARSSGETSDVVEKEMYDFEDKGGRHIALRPEGTAGVVRAYVEDKLYAPEKAKPFNVYYIQSTFRYERPQAGRQREFHQIGIESFGASNPLSDVESIMLGHDLLAELGVKNYELHLNTLGNAQVRHDYRDALVNYFTPLRDQLSDDSKRRLEKNPLRILDSKDDQDKRFLAAAPKIIDYLDEATKANFAQITQMLDRLGIDYVIDNDLVRGLDYYSGIIYEFMVEDKSLWESATTILGGGRYDNLVEEFDGPHTPAVGFGIGEERLMLVLEKQNPQLFEDQGIDFFITNIGEGTAGKAVEIARSLRRQGFSAQYDVEQKKLKAQFKKADRAQAKYVITLGAQELANGILNVKRLADGKTVDLNLENVDQMEKMMEQLKD from the coding sequence ATGAGAGTTCAAAGACCAAAAGGAACAGTCGACATCTTGCCAGAGCAGTCTGGCTCTTGGGAACAGGTTGAACAGACTGTCCGCGACTTTTTAAAACGGGCAAATTACCGGGAGATGCGGACCCCGACTTTTGAAAATTATGAAGTTTTTGCGCGATCGAGCGGTGAAACTTCTGATGTCGTCGAAAAGGAGATGTATGACTTCGAAGACAAGGGCGGCCGCCACATCGCCTTACGGCCCGAAGGAACAGCCGGGGTAGTACGGGCCTATGTGGAAGATAAATTATATGCACCAGAAAAGGCTAAGCCCTTTAACGTCTACTACATCCAATCGACTTTTCGTTACGAGCGCCCACAAGCCGGCCGGCAACGGGAATTCCACCAGATTGGTATTGAGAGCTTTGGTGCTAGCAACCCTTTGTCCGATGTTGAAAGCATTATGTTGGGCCACGATTTATTAGCTGAACTAGGGGTGAAAAACTATGAGTTGCACCTTAATACTTTAGGCAATGCCCAGGTCCGGCATGATTACCGTGATGCCCTGGTCAATTACTTTACTCCATTAAGAGACCAACTATCAGATGACTCTAAGCGGCGCTTGGAGAAAAATCCCTTACGCATTTTGGATTCAAAAGATGACCAAGACAAGCGCTTTTTGGCAGCAGCTCCGAAGATCATTGATTACTTAGATGAAGCAACCAAGGCCAACTTTGCCCAGATTACGCAGATGCTCGACCGTTTGGGGATTGACTATGTGATTGATAACGACCTGGTGCGTGGCTTGGACTACTATTCTGGTATTATTTATGAATTCATGGTCGAAGATAAGAGCCTGTGGGAGTCTGCGACGACAATTTTAGGCGGAGGCCGGTACGATAACCTGGTTGAAGAATTCGACGGACCACATACACCGGCTGTTGGCTTTGGCATCGGGGAAGAACGCCTGATGCTGGTCTTAGAAAAGCAAAACCCGCAGTTGTTTGAAGATCAAGGCATTGACTTCTTTATTACCAATATTGGCGAAGGTACTGCAGGTAAGGCCGTTGAGATTGCCCGCAGTTTGCGCCGGCAGGGCTTTAGTGCCCAGTACGACGTTGAGCAAAAGAAGCTCAAGGCTCAGTTCAAAAAGGCCGACCGGGCCCAGGCCAAATACGTAATTACGTTGGGGGCCCAGGAACTGGCCAACGGTATTTTGAACGTTAAGCGCCTAGCGGATGGTAAAACAGTTGATCTTAACTTAGAAAATGTTGACCAGATGGAAAAAATGATGGAGCAATTGAAGGATTAA
- the prmA gene encoding 50S ribosomal protein L11 methyltransferase, with amino-acid sequence MKLLVIKVETSHEVEDALTSYSQDVLQSQGIEVRRRSDFEEAGWKHDATVVELAEIANLPDDLQFMAYFSGERDREHLINEYRTKLKELQQLGLATGPAQVSASYIEDEDWNTVWQKFYHVLNLSRHLAIVPEWEKYQPQFNDQQLIKLDPGLAFGTGNHTTTQLALMGLERALIKPMKIVDVGTGSGILAIAAALLGAEQVLATDISDEAITAAHENIALNQLTNIDIRQTSLLAGVSGKYDLIVANILAEILLDLIPQLDEHLNNGGQVIFSGIDYLQLDKIKQALDQHGFQITLTMKQERWVGLVIERKEDQEEL; translated from the coding sequence ATGAAGTTGTTAGTGATCAAAGTAGAGACCAGCCACGAGGTGGAAGACGCGCTGACTAGCTATAGTCAAGACGTATTACAGAGTCAGGGAATTGAAGTGCGGCGGCGGTCTGACTTTGAAGAAGCAGGCTGGAAGCATGATGCAACTGTAGTTGAGCTAGCTGAAATCGCCAACTTACCTGACGACCTACAGTTTATGGCTTACTTCAGTGGGGAACGTGATCGTGAGCACTTAATCAATGAGTATCGAACCAAGTTGAAGGAACTGCAGCAGCTTGGCCTGGCAACTGGCCCAGCCCAGGTAAGTGCCAGTTATATTGAGGACGAGGATTGGAATACCGTTTGGCAAAAATTCTATCATGTACTTAACCTTTCGCGGCATTTGGCGATTGTACCAGAATGGGAAAAATACCAGCCCCAATTTAATGATCAGCAACTAATCAAGTTAGATCCGGGCCTGGCCTTTGGCACAGGTAATCATACCACTACTCAGCTAGCTCTGATGGGGCTGGAACGAGCTCTAATCAAGCCCATGAAGATAGTCGATGTTGGTACCGGGTCGGGGATTTTGGCAATTGCAGCTGCCCTTTTGGGAGCCGAGCAAGTACTCGCAACTGACATTTCTGATGAGGCAATTACAGCTGCTCACGAAAATATTGCCTTAAACCAGCTGACTAACATTGATATTAGGCAGACTAGCCTACTGGCAGGAGTATCGGGCAAGTATGACCTGATTGTGGCTAATATTTTGGCAGAGATTTTGCTTGATTTAATTCCGCAATTGGATGAACATTTAAATAATGGCGGGCAAGTCATTTTTTCTGGGATCGATTACTTGCAGCTCGACAAAATCAAGCAGGCCCTTGACCAACATGGTTTTCAGATTACCCTTACGATGAAACAAGAACGGTGGGTTGGCTTAGTAATTGAGAGAAAAGAAGATCAAGAAGAGTTATAA
- the tpx gene encoding thiol peroxidase, translating to MQITMRQEKLATNGQPPLVGDQLPDFNLTVSDGSVQRAANLITKPTLISVVPNINTSVCSISTKRFNGEVDKYDGINFYTISTNTTDEQKNWCAAEGVKKMKLLSDKELDFGKKMGLYVEAAGIDARSIWIVDADRKVLYQELIQEMTNEPNYDAALTFLDSLK from the coding sequence ATGCAAATTACGATGAGACAAGAGAAGCTAGCAACTAATGGTCAACCACCGCTAGTGGGAGATCAATTACCAGACTTTAACTTAACCGTGTCCGATGGTTCAGTTCAGCGTGCGGCCAACCTGATTACCAAGCCAACCCTCATTAGTGTTGTGCCTAATATTAATACGAGTGTTTGCAGTATTTCAACTAAGCGCTTTAATGGCGAAGTTGACAAGTATGATGGCATCAACTTCTACACCATTTCAACTAACACCACTGATGAACAGAAGAATTGGTGTGCTGCTGAAGGCGTGAAAAAAATGAAATTGTTGTCGGACAAGGAGCTCGACTTTGGTAAAAAGATGGGTCTCTACGTTGAAGCTGCTGGAATTGATGCCAGAAGTATTTGGATTGTTGATGCCGACCGGAAGGTACTCTACCAAGAATTGATTCAAGAAATGACCAATGAACCAAACTACGATGCAGCTTTAACCTTTTTAGACAGCTTGAAGTAG
- the aspS gene encoding aspartate--tRNA ligase, whose translation MEKRTDYCGNITAQYLDQEVNLYGWVQRIRNLGNLLFIDLRDREGLVQVVVNHDSGPELMTLAESLGSEDVIQVKGTVVKRASANPDMKTGEVEVTADDITVLNKSQNPPFEIKNDAEVGEQLRLKYRYLDLRRPALQQAIMLRAKILRATHEFFDENGFINIETPILGKSSPEGARDYLVPSRIYPGSFYALPQSPQLFKQLLMGAGFDKYYQLARCFRDEDLRGDRQPEFTQIDLETSFTDEQQVQDYTEGLLKKIMKDVMDIDLKTPIARISWTDAMNKYGTDKPDTRFGMEIHDLSPVFKDSDFKVFAGAIANGGFVKGIAVKDGAKAYSRKQIEKKQDYIKRYHAKGLAWVKYEAGEFSGPVARFLTAANKSALLAEFGLEGGELLVFVADKWKVCCDSLDYLRRTFAKETGIIPKNVFDFVWVVDWPLFEYDEGFGRWIAAHHPFTMPDDEGIKLLETDPHQAHARSYDIVMNGDELGGGSIRIHKRSIQEKMLKALGFSKKRAYEQFGYLLEALDMGFPPHAGLAIGLDRFAMLLAEKDNIRDVLAFPKNANAAEPMMHAPAPVTDQQLSDLGIEIESKYQDSVVKTNASLEKQAEEEYGTNTDWDEK comes from the coding sequence ATGGAAAAAAGAACAGACTACTGCGGTAATATTACTGCTCAATACCTTGATCAAGAAGTTAATTTGTATGGTTGGGTGCAACGAATTCGCAATTTGGGCAACCTTCTCTTTATCGACCTGCGTGACCGTGAAGGGCTAGTACAGGTAGTGGTGAACCATGATTCAGGCCCTGAATTAATGACCTTAGCGGAATCCTTAGGGAGTGAGGACGTTATTCAGGTTAAGGGGACGGTAGTGAAGCGGGCCAGTGCCAATCCAGACATGAAAACCGGTGAAGTCGAAGTGACCGCTGACGATATCACGGTTTTAAATAAGTCGCAGAATCCGCCCTTTGAAATCAAGAACGATGCCGAAGTAGGTGAACAATTACGGTTGAAATACCGCTACCTTGACCTGCGGCGTCCTGCACTACAACAGGCAATTATGTTGCGGGCAAAAATCTTGCGCGCCACTCACGAATTCTTCGATGAAAATGGCTTTATCAATATTGAAACTCCGATTCTCGGCAAGTCATCACCAGAAGGTGCGCGGGACTATCTGGTACCATCACGAATTTATCCTGGCAGTTTTTATGCTCTGCCGCAGTCACCCCAATTATTTAAGCAATTGCTCATGGGAGCAGGCTTTGACAAATACTACCAGCTGGCCCGGTGCTTCCGCGACGAGGACTTGCGGGGCGACCGCCAACCTGAATTTACCCAGATTGATTTGGAGACATCCTTTACTGATGAGCAGCAGGTGCAGGATTACACTGAGGGTCTCTTGAAAAAAATCATGAAGGATGTCATGGACATTGATCTCAAAACGCCAATTGCCCGTATTTCTTGGACCGATGCGATGAACAAGTACGGTACGGACAAGCCGGATACCCGGTTTGGGATGGAAATACATGATCTGAGTCCAGTTTTCAAGGACAGTGACTTTAAAGTCTTCGCTGGTGCGATTGCAAACGGCGGTTTTGTCAAAGGGATTGCCGTTAAGGATGGGGCAAAAGCATACTCGCGTAAGCAAATTGAAAAGAAGCAGGACTACATTAAGCGATACCACGCCAAGGGGCTTGCCTGGGTTAAGTATGAAGCGGGAGAATTTTCGGGGCCGGTTGCCCGCTTTTTAACTGCTGCTAACAAGTCAGCGTTGCTGGCCGAATTTGGCCTTGAGGGCGGTGAATTGCTGGTCTTTGTGGCTGACAAGTGGAAAGTTTGTTGCGATTCACTCGATTATCTGCGCCGGACATTTGCCAAGGAAACGGGGATTATTCCTAAAAATGTCTTTGACTTTGTCTGGGTGGTTGATTGGCCGCTCTTTGAGTATGATGAGGGCTTTGGCAGATGGATCGCAGCGCACCATCCTTTCACCATGCCGGATGACGAGGGGATCAAGCTTCTTGAAACCGATCCGCACCAAGCCCATGCCCGCAGCTATGACATCGTCATGAACGGAGATGAGCTTGGCGGGGGGTCAATCCGGATCCACAAGCGGTCAATCCAGGAAAAGATGCTTAAAGCACTGGGCTTCTCTAAGAAACGGGCTTATGAGCAATTTGGTTATCTGCTTGAGGCACTGGACATGGGCTTTCCACCACATGCTGGTTTAGCAATTGGGCTCGATCGTTTTGCTATGTTGCTAGCCGAAAAGGATAACATCCGCGATGTTCTAGCCTTTCCTAAGAATGCCAATGCAGCTGAACCAATGATGCACGCTCCGGCCCCGGTAACGGACCAGCAGCTGTCCGACCTGGGTATTGAGATTGAGAGTAAGTATCAAGATAGTGTGGTTAAGACCAATGCCAGCCTAGAAAAGCAGGCAGAAGAGGAATATGGAACTAACACTGATTGGGACGAAAAATAA
- the dtd gene encoding D-aminoacyl-tRNA deacylase has product MRVVIQRVNWAKVAIADKTVGQIDRGYLLLVGLKEGDELDQVRKAAAKITKMRIFEDEHGKTNLAIKEVGGKILSVSQFTLLADTKKGNRPSFTQAMRPPKSAELWAVFNQELRQAGLTVETGQFGADMQVSLENDGPFTIVLDQ; this is encoded by the coding sequence ATGCGAGTAGTAATTCAAAGAGTTAACTGGGCTAAGGTGGCAATTGCAGATAAGACCGTGGGCCAGATTGACCGTGGCTACTTACTCCTAGTCGGTCTAAAGGAGGGCGATGAACTTGACCAGGTCAGGAAAGCAGCCGCCAAGATTACCAAAATGCGTATTTTTGAAGATGAGCACGGTAAGACTAACCTAGCAATCAAGGAGGTTGGCGGAAAAATCTTGAGTGTCAGTCAGTTCACCTTGTTAGCTGACACCAAAAAGGGTAACCGGCCCAGTTTTACGCAAGCAATGCGGCCGCCTAAGTCAGCTGAATTGTGGGCAGTTTTTAATCAAGAATTAAGGCAAGCTGGTTTAACTGTCGAAACGGGGCAATTCGGGGCAGACATGCAGGTTAGCCTGGAAAATGATGGACCGTTCACGATTGTTCTTGACCAGTAA
- the msrB gene encoding peptide-methionine (R)-S-oxide reductase MsrB translates to MEQAKKNEKLQQLTTEQLEVTQHGATDYPFQGKYDNFDQKGIYVDVVSGEPLFSSTDKYDAGCGWPSFTKPIAKLIYRRDQSHNMERTEVKSPDADSHLGHVFNDGPVDRGGLRYCINSSALDFIPYEQLAKRGYGEYKQLFE, encoded by the coding sequence ATGGAACAAGCAAAGAAAAATGAAAAATTGCAGCAACTGACGACCGAACAGCTTGAGGTAACGCAACATGGAGCAACTGATTACCCGTTCCAGGGTAAGTATGACAACTTCGATCAAAAGGGCATCTATGTCGATGTGGTATCGGGTGAACCGCTCTTTTCGAGTACAGACAAGTATGATGCTGGTTGCGGCTGGCCCAGCTTTACTAAACCGATCGCCAAGTTGATATACCGGCGCGACCAATCGCACAACATGGAAAGAACCGAAGTTAAGAGTCCTGATGCTGACTCTCACTTGGGACACGTCTTTAACGATGGGCCAGTTGATCGCGGCGGCTTAAGGTATTGTATCAATTCTTCAGCATTGGACTTTATCCCATATGAACAACTTGCTAAACGCGGTTATGGTGAGTATAAGCAATTATTTGAATAA
- a CDS encoding YitT family protein, with translation MDKLDTFNRRYSLLSKISASFFYSLAVAFALNFFWAPGHMYSSGVTGFAQLVNTMSERFLPVTLTTSTMYFALNVPLLLLAWFKIGHKFTFFTIITVILGSLMMRLIHPVDMHVDPLVCAIFGGMINGLGTGFALKNGISTGGLDIIGIVIQKKTGTSYGKISILINLVIIAAAGFAFGWTRALYSALTIFINGRVIDTIYTQHQKMQVTIVTEQPQAIIDGVQEKMHRGITIFHDVEGAYSHIEKKVLITVIDRYDMYDILQIVKKSDPYAFMSVTEVERVYGSFKEQEIV, from the coding sequence ATGGATAAACTCGACACATTCAACCGACGTTACAGTCTGCTTTCAAAAATTTCAGCTTCATTTTTTTATTCTTTAGCGGTTGCGTTTGCTTTGAACTTCTTTTGGGCACCCGGTCACATGTACTCTTCTGGCGTTACCGGGTTTGCCCAGCTGGTCAACACGATGAGTGAACGTTTTTTGCCAGTAACCTTGACTACTTCGACCATGTACTTCGCCCTGAACGTGCCCTTATTGCTGCTAGCCTGGTTTAAGATTGGCCATAAGTTTACCTTCTTTACTATTATTACCGTTATTCTAGGTTCCTTAATGATGCGCCTGATTCACCCGGTGGACATGCATGTTGATCCTCTGGTCTGCGCCATCTTTGGTGGCATGATAAATGGTCTGGGAACCGGTTTTGCCTTAAAAAACGGCATCTCGACCGGTGGCCTTGATATTATCGGTATCGTGATTCAAAAGAAAACGGGCACCAGCTATGGTAAAATCAGTATCTTAATTAACCTAGTGATTATTGCCGCAGCAGGCTTTGCTTTTGGTTGGACGCGTGCTCTTTATTCGGCTCTGACCATCTTTATCAACGGTCGGGTCATTGATACGATTTACACCCAACATCAAAAAATGCAGGTAACCATTGTAACTGAACAACCCCAGGCGATTATTGATGGTGTCCAAGAAAAAATGCATCGCGGCATCACTATTTTTCACGATGTTGAAGGAGCATATAGTCATATTGAAAAGAAGGTTTTAATCACGGTGATTGACCGCTATGATATGTACGACATCTTACAGATTGTCAAAAAGAGCGATCCCTACGCATTTATGAGCGTTACTGAGGTTGAACGCGTATACGGTAGCTTCAAAGAACAAGAAATTGTCTAA
- a CDS encoding RelA/SpoT family protein, whose protein sequence is MSKYKEMTHEQVLAACKKYMSAEQIAFVEKAYDFAKEAHQGQKRASGQPYIVHPTQVAGTLAKLSLDPDTIAAGFLHDTVEDTPVTNADIKANFGKDVAFMVDGVTKLNKYEYKSHQEFLAENHRKMLIAMAKDIRVIMVKLADRLHNMHTLEHLRPDKQRRIASETMDIYAPLADRLGIGTIKWELEDMSFHYLNPESYYKIVNLMNSKRSEREGYIQDAIKTLKASLDSLGIKYEIYGRPKHIYSIYKKMVNKHKDFNDIYDLLAVRVIVKSVKDCYAVLGAVHTKWKPMPGRFKDYIAVPKVNGYQSLHTTIIGPGGRPLEIQIRTEQMHEIAEYGVAAHWAYKRGNTTGVAQTSSNEKLDMVREILELKDETQDAGEFMKNVKSEIFSDRVYVFTPKGEVYELPKGSVTLDFAYEIHTQVGGHAVGAKVNGKLVPLDYKLKNGDVIDIMTQSNAKPSRDWVDMVKTSRARNKIRRYFRNLDRENSIEQGEQMINDKLRQQDLSPKEFLDKDHLEQILEQLNYHTTDEMYAAVGFGDLSATSVVNRLTADLRRADELKKQQQLEEEILNSGQKSASKPQDHKNSAATMKIKHKNGVMIQGISDLMLHLAKCCNPVPGDAIVGYVTKGRGVTIHRSDCRNITANDGSQGRLIEVAWENVGENSGQNFNANIEVFGYNRSRLLSDVLTKLNSLTPNINNLSGKVNEENIAHIYATVAVNNSSQLDSILTKLRDIPDVYETRRADN, encoded by the coding sequence ATGTCGAAATACAAGGAAATGACGCATGAGCAAGTGCTTGCCGCTTGTAAAAAATATATGTCAGCGGAACAAATTGCTTTTGTCGAAAAAGCATATGACTTTGCCAAAGAAGCGCACCAAGGACAAAAGCGGGCGTCGGGCCAGCCCTATATCGTTCACCCAACGCAGGTGGCAGGCACTTTAGCCAAATTGAGTCTTGATCCGGATACAATTGCGGCAGGTTTTTTACACGACACAGTTGAAGATACACCTGTTACTAATGCCGATATCAAAGCAAACTTTGGTAAGGACGTTGCCTTCATGGTTGATGGCGTCACTAAGTTGAATAAGTACGAATATAAGTCACACCAGGAATTTTTAGCTGAAAATCACCGTAAAATGTTGATTGCAATGGCTAAGGACATCCGAGTAATTATGGTTAAGCTAGCCGACCGGCTCCATAACATGCATACTCTGGAGCACTTGCGCCCTGACAAGCAGCGCCGGATTGCTTCGGAAACAATGGATATTTATGCACCCCTGGCTGACCGGCTGGGAATCGGGACAATTAAGTGGGAACTGGAAGACATGAGCTTTCACTACTTAAATCCCGAATCCTACTATAAGATTGTTAACCTAATGAATTCAAAGCGCAGTGAACGTGAAGGGTATATTCAAGATGCAATTAAGACTTTGAAAGCTAGTTTAGATAGTTTGGGTATTAAGTACGAAATATACGGCCGACCTAAGCATATCTACTCGATCTACAAAAAGATGGTCAACAAGCACAAGGACTTTAATGATATCTATGACTTGCTGGCAGTGCGGGTAATAGTTAAAAGCGTTAAGGATTGCTATGCCGTTTTGGGGGCAGTTCATACGAAGTGGAAACCAATGCCAGGACGCTTTAAGGATTACATTGCAGTCCCTAAGGTTAATGGTTACCAATCGTTGCACACTACTATCATTGGCCCTGGTGGCCGGCCGCTGGAAATTCAGATCAGGACAGAACAGATGCATGAGATTGCCGAATACGGAGTTGCTGCCCATTGGGCATACAAGCGCGGCAATACAACTGGAGTAGCACAAACAAGTTCAAATGAAAAGTTAGACATGGTGCGGGAAATTCTGGAACTAAAGGATGAAACGCAAGATGCTGGCGAGTTCATGAAGAACGTTAAGAGTGAAATCTTTTCAGATCGTGTTTATGTGTTCACGCCTAAAGGAGAAGTCTACGAACTACCTAAGGGCTCAGTAACACTTGACTTTGCTTATGAAATCCATACTCAGGTTGGTGGACACGCTGTTGGCGCGAAAGTTAATGGTAAGTTAGTGCCACTTGATTATAAGTTAAAAAATGGTGATGTCATCGACATTATGACCCAATCAAATGCTAAGCCTTCTCGTGATTGGGTTGATATGGTCAAAACTTCGCGGGCACGCAATAAGATTCGCCGCTATTTCCGTAATCTTGATCGTGAAAATAGTATTGAACAGGGCGAACAGATGATTAACGACAAGCTACGTCAGCAGGATCTGTCCCCTAAGGAATTTCTGGATAAGGATCACCTTGAACAAATTTTAGAACAGTTAAACTACCATACAACGGATGAAATGTATGCTGCCGTTGGCTTTGGCGACTTGTCGGCAACCAGTGTCGTAAATCGGCTAACGGCCGACCTCCGCCGGGCAGATGAGTTGAAGAAACAGCAGCAGCTGGAAGAAGAAATTTTAAATTCAGGGCAAAAGTCTGCTTCCAAGCCGCAAGACCACAAAAATTCAGCTGCGACGATGAAGATCAAGCATAAGAATGGGGTCATGATTCAAGGAATCAGTGACCTAATGTTACACTTGGCCAAGTGTTGTAATCCCGTTCCAGGCGATGCCATTGTCGGTTACGTGACCAAAGGACGCGGGGTAACGATTCATCGTTCAGATTGCCGCAATATCACTGCCAATGATGGCAGTCAAGGCCGATTAATTGAAGTAGCATGGGAAAATGTGGGCGAAAATAGCGGCCAGAACTTTAATGCCAACATTGAGGTTTTTGGTTATAATCGTAGCCGCCTGTTAAGTGATGTTTTGACCAAACTAAATTCACTTACCCCTAACATTAACAACCTGTCTGGTAAAGTTAATGAAGAAAACATTGCCCATATTTATGCAACGGTTGCCGTTAACAATTCATCTCAACTTGATAGTATTTTGACTAAATTACGCGATATTCCAGACGTTTATGAAACACGGAGGGCAGACAATTAA